In Gossypium hirsutum isolate 1008001.06 chromosome D06, Gossypium_hirsutum_v2.1, whole genome shotgun sequence, one genomic interval encodes:
- the LOC107938319 gene encoding ribosomal RNA processing protein 1 homolog, whose amino-acid sequence MAGSGAGEGPTLIKQLAACDKSSRDRAVRSLLDGWLPSQSEVSDEEMKRLWKGLFYCVWHADKLPAQTDLINKLSSVLPKLEPGLSLQYFSVFLLTMRREWTGIDKLRLDKFYLLIRRFLNCFFVMLKKSSWDLDFMRRSIRVLVDGTFIADDKFQGNGVNYHIASIFLEEIRPFFPLRKEVVEVLLEPFVGILGKVGDKVLVGKIRSNVFDVLVKTGRRLLELKQSGDEVDESDDVVVFGTIGLVMGFSTKFYELGSSVDCCQGNRKAVLALHEEFLKLEKDLTSLGIDISIPEGNEGNEEDEVPELIPVGGETDANVSNDVLEPVEVNITGSVKKATKKSKKAKKATGDNGKKTKKSKKTECSPADQENDVKLPAEVASSNIEQNGDGDSITFTESVISNLQLQFEKVAAEVGLNSDVATACDLPKVNGAVSKKRKRAKGASGRKPQNGELTGEADGEGDGTAKTCENSTKRVRFSMKSNLVWKPHSPLPPLSLRLPPSVTPRGSALKQGIPPGPIKEMAPMTKKGKKAKSVKKARKVIKSMYPLVKRTKKLKSTSS is encoded by the coding sequence ATGGCCGGATCCGGAGCCGGAGAAGGCCCGACCCTGATAAAGCAACTCGCGGCTTGCGACAAGTCGAGCCGTGACAGAGCCGTACGGTCTCTCCTCGATGGGTGGCTTCCTTCACAGAGTGAAGTCTCCGATGAAGAGATGAAAAGGCTGTGGAAAGGTCTCTTCTACTGCGTTTGGCACGCCGACAAGCTGCCCGCTCAGACCGACCTCATCAACAAGCTTTCCTCGGTTCTGCCGAAGCTCGAACCCGGTCTATCTCTCCAATACTTCTCCGTTTTTCTTCTCACCATGCGTCGTGAGTGGACCGGGATTGATAAGTTAAGGTTAGATAAGTTTTACCTCTTAATTCGTAGGTTTTTGAATTGCTTCTTTGTTATGTTGAAGAAATCGTCGTGGGATTTGGATTTTATGCGTCGTTCGATTAGGGTTTTAGTTGATGGTACATTTATAGCTGATGATAAGTTTCAAGGTAATGGCGTTAATTATCACATTGCTTCGATTTTTCTCGAGGAAATTAGGCCCTTTTTTCCATTAAGAAAGGAGGTTGTTGAGGTTCTATTGGAACCGTTTGTTGGAATCTTGGGGAAAGTGGGTGATAAGGTTTTGGTTGGGAAGATAAGGAGCAATGTCTTTGATGTGCTTGTTAAGACGGGAAGGAGATTGCTGGAGCTTAAGCAGTCCGGTGATGAGGTTGATGAAAGCGATGATGTAGTTGTGTTCGGGACGATTGGTTTAGTGATGGGGTTCTCTACAAAGTTCTATGAATTGGGTTCTTCAGTAGATTGCTGTCAGGGTAATAGAAAGGCTGTGTTGGCATTACATGAGGAATTCTTGAAGTTGGAGAAGGATTTGACGTCATTGGGTATTGATATTTCGATTCCCGAGGGTAATGAAGGCAATGAAGAAGATGAGGTACCTGAATTGATACCTGTTGGTGGTGAGACAGATGCGAATGTTTCAAATGATGTTTTGGAGCCAGTTGAAGTTAATATTACCGGTTCTGTGAAGAAGGCCACAAAGAAAAGCAAGAAGGCCAAAAAGGCAACTGGGGACAATGGTAAAAAGACTAAGAAAAGCAAGAAAACTGAATGTAGCCCTGCAGATCAGGAGAATGATGTTAAGTTACCTGCAGAGGTTGCCAGTTCTAATATCGAGCAGAATGGTGATGGGGATTCTATAACATTTACGGAATCAGTGATTTCAAACCTTCAGCTCCAGTTTGAGAAGGTTGCCGCAGAAGTGGGTTTGAATAGCGATGTTGCAACTGCCTGTGATTTACCAAAAGTTAATGGTGCTGTCTCCAAGAAGAGAAAGAGAGCAAAGGGTGCGAGTGGCCGAAAACCTCAGAATGGGGAGCTAACTGGTGAAGCTGATGGTGAAGGAGATGGAACTGCGAAAACTTGCGAGAATAGCACAAAGAGGGTAAGATTTTCAATGAAAAGCAATCTGGTTTGGAAGCCCCACAGTCCTTTACCTCCATTAAGTTTGAGGTTACCTCCCTCTGTTACTCCTAGAGGAAGTGCTCTTAAGCAAGGAATTCCTCCAGGTCCTATAAAGGAAATGGCTCCTATGACTAAGAAGGGAAAGAAAGCTAAATCTGTGAAGAAGGCTCGGAAAGTGATAAAGAGTATGTATCCTCTAGTCAAAcgcacaaagaaattgaaatcTACTTCCTCTTAG